One region of Roseovarius faecimaris genomic DNA includes:
- a CDS encoding glycosyltransferase family 2 protein encodes MARDPYISICIPAYEMGGQGAEYLLDSFEHLLRQSYEQFEVIVSDQSDDEGVATICKAYADRLDITRLDNRGGARQASANTNNAMRAARGQVLKVLFQDDFLCDPTALAQHADAFSKEGAQWLLCGSGVTHDGQSLENTMVPRLDPNLYLGKNTVSSPSVLALRAGTGLEFDEELIWLMDVDMYKRCQKVLGAPHILEAPMVANRLHLGQVSAGVSPTLRRRELRYMRAKHQADETLGNRLHYYKQMLKAR; translated from the coding sequence ATGGCGCGCGATCCCTATATCAGCATCTGCATCCCGGCCTATGAAATGGGCGGGCAGGGGGCAGAGTATCTGCTGGACAGTTTCGAGCACCTTTTGCGCCAAAGCTACGAGCAATTCGAGGTGATCGTCTCGGACCAGTCCGACGATGAGGGCGTGGCGACGATCTGCAAGGCCTATGCCGACAGGCTGGATATCACGCGGCTCGACAATCGCGGCGGTGCGCGGCAGGCTTCGGCCAACACCAACAACGCGATGCGCGCGGCCCGGGGACAGGTGCTCAAGGTGCTGTTTCAGGACGATTTTCTGTGTGATCCCACGGCCCTTGCCCAACATGCCGACGCCTTCTCGAAAGAAGGTGCGCAATGGCTGCTCTGCGGCTCGGGGGTGACCCATGACGGGCAAAGCCTGGAAAACACCATGGTGCCCCGGCTCGATCCCAACCTTTACCTTGGCAAGAACACGGTCAGCAGCCCCTCCGTGCTGGCCCTTCGGGCGGGCACCGGGCTGGAGTTTGACGAAGAGCTGATTTGGCTCATGGATGTGGATATGTACAAGCGCTGTCAGAAGGTGCTTGGCGCGCCGCATATTCTTGAGGCGCCGATGGTGGCCAACCGGCTGCATCTGGGGCAGGTGAGTGCGGGCGTGTCTCCCACCCTCAGACGCCGTGAGCTGCGCTATATGCGCGCGAAGCATCAAGCCGATGAGACCTTGGGCAACCGCCTGCATTACTATAAACAGATGCTCAAGGCCCGCTGA
- a CDS encoding TylF/MycF/NovP-related O-methyltransferase, with protein sequence MDPFTAIVRRLRKALTRAPYKYDYYGDHLAVRKKYIPFQHDARFQQAWEQTCRESEPHWIGGTPDIRWRVHVCIWAAECCLRLPGDFAEFGVNTGLLSTMILRNTEFDASGKKFFLFDTYDGIPEDMASERELKGVHKMNRNMYSGNPANVNIIEFCKKQFGPHPGAVLVPGLLPGSIDDVEFDALSYISIDLNITAAEIGTIEKIWDRITPGGIIVLDDYGLTGHEEQNAAWNAFAGAQNRMIMALPTGQGILMR encoded by the coding sequence ATGGATCCGTTTACCGCCATCGTTCGCCGCCTGCGCAAGGCGCTGACCCGCGCGCCCTACAAGTATGACTATTACGGTGACCACCTGGCTGTACGGAAAAAATATATTCCGTTTCAGCATGATGCGCGGTTTCAGCAAGCCTGGGAACAAACCTGCCGCGAGAGCGAACCGCACTGGATTGGCGGTACGCCGGATATCCGCTGGCGCGTGCATGTCTGCATCTGGGCCGCCGAATGCTGTCTGCGTTTGCCCGGGGATTTTGCCGAGTTCGGGGTCAACACCGGGCTGCTGTCCACAATGATCCTGCGCAACACCGAGTTTGATGCGTCGGGCAAGAAGTTCTTCCTCTTCGACACCTATGACGGCATCCCCGAAGACATGGCCTCGGAACGTGAGCTCAAGGGCGTGCACAAGATGAACCGGAACATGTATTCCGGCAATCCGGCGAATGTGAACATCATCGAGTTTTGCAAAAAGCAGTTCGGCCCGCATCCCGGCGCGGTGCTGGTGCCCGGGTTGTTGCCGGGCTCGATCGACGATGTGGAATTTGACGCGCTCAGCTATATCTCGATCGATCTGAACATCACCGCGGCCGAGATCGGCACGATCGAGAAGATCTGGGATCGGATCACGCCCGGCGGGATCATCGTGCTGGATGATTACGGTCTGACCGGCCATGAAGAGCAGAACGCGGCGTGGAACGCGTTCGCCGGCGCGCAGAACCGGATGATCATGGCGCTGCCCACGGGGCAGGGGATCCTGATGCGCTGA
- a CDS encoding ornithine cyclodeaminase, translated as MTINLNPSDKALVPFVSVDNMMRLIHHVGIEPMLRGLADYIEADFKRWELFDKTPRVASHSAEGVIELMPTSDGEVYGFKYVNGHPKNTKDGLQTVTAFGLLADVGTGYPVLLSEMTMLTAMRTAATSGLVARYLAPRGADTMAMIGSGAQSEFQSLAMKAICGLKTVRLYDIDPAAVEKARRNLEGTGLNVVACKSAEESMEGAQIITTCTADKQYATILTDNMVGSGVHINAIGGDCPGKTELAPGVLHRSDIFVEYPPQTRIEGEIQQLAEDHPVTEMWEVMSGLKPGRSSDKQITLFDSVGFAIEDFSALRFVRDRIAGTDLYFDLDLLADPDDPRDLFGMLQRAKG; from the coding sequence ATGACGATCAACCTCAACCCCTCTGACAAGGCGCTGGTGCCGTTTGTGTCGGTCGATAACATGATGCGGCTCATTCACCATGTCGGGATCGAACCGATGCTGCGCGGCCTTGCCGACTATATCGAGGCCGATTTCAAACGCTGGGAGTTGTTTGACAAGACCCCGCGCGTGGCCAGCCACTCGGCCGAAGGGGTGATCGAACTGATGCCCACCTCGGATGGTGAGGTCTATGGCTTCAAATACGTCAACGGCCACCCCAAGAATACGAAAGACGGGTTGCAGACCGTCACGGCCTTTGGCCTGCTGGCGGATGTCGGCACGGGCTATCCGGTGCTGCTGAGCGAGATGACGATGCTGACCGCGATGCGCACGGCGGCCACCTCGGGTCTGGTGGCGCGCTATCTGGCCCCCAGGGGCGCCGACACGATGGCGATGATCGGCTCGGGCGCGCAGTCTGAATTTCAGTCGCTGGCGATGAAGGCGATTTGCGGGCTCAAGACCGTGCGGCTTTACGATATCGACCCTGCGGCGGTGGAAAAGGCGCGGCGCAACCTCGAAGGCACCGGGCTCAACGTGGTGGCCTGCAAAAGTGCCGAGGAAAGCATGGAAGGCGCGCAGATCATCACCACCTGCACCGCCGACAAGCAATACGCGACCATCCTGACCGACAACATGGTCGGCTCGGGCGTGCATATCAACGCCATCGGCGGCGATTGTCCGGGCAAGACCGAACTTGCCCCGGGGGTGCTGCACCGCTCTGATATCTTTGTGGAATATCCGCCGCAGACCCGCATTGAAGGCGAAATCCAGCAACTTGCCGAGGATCATCCCGTCACCGAGATGTGGGAGGTGATGAGCGGGTTGAAGCCGGGGCGCAGCTCGGACAAGCAGATCACGCTTTTTGACAGCGTCGGCTTTGCGATCGAGGATTTCTCGGCGCTGCGTTTCGTGCGCGACCGGATTGCGGGGACCGACCTCTATTTCGATCTCGACCTGCTGGCTGATCCGGATGACCCGCGCGATCTGTTCGGGATGCTGCAACGCGCGAAGGGCTAG
- a CDS encoding Hint domain-containing protein, whose amino-acid sequence MLDWSLFGSTGVDITSGQTVDTGGVAVTVDFLAQDEGAAARNLEFDQYVAPGENFDSTEGLKLFGSGGEGGVDDTSTTTLTFASTDAAFGDAVENVSFRINDLDLGQGGLDYTDIVTIRAYDAEGNLVDVTLTPGGDILTSGDTATGNDSASTFTPPTDPDTSLLVEIAGPVTRIEIDYDNGGVDQQAVWVTDIEFSTTEFNGGPDGYVDGNDDPNLIDDMYDGDPNGDFVDNNDALLPGEVGNDDIIRAGGGDDTVEAGDGDDEVLAGDGNDSVNGGVGDDNLMGEMGNDTLIGGDGSDFVAGGDGNDLIDTSKDGTTPVLPEEGFDDPTGVPVDPLPDDDRDYVEAGTGDDTITTGDDADTIFAGFGNDVIDGGIDDDVIRASVGDDSVIGGEGDDDILGGTGDDTIMGDGGIYGDELANDGTDPEPTNNEDTISGGSGNDVIYGQDDNDVLNGGIGDDTIDGGVDDDDIRGNDGNDVLIGGDGNDTIRGGNGDDTISGGDGIDLLEGRADRDVFEDVGAGDTVDGGTGGDDFDTLDLTGLGSFEIVGETVDPDGDSTSGTVNFLDADGNVTGSLVFTEIENLIPCFTPGTVIATPRGERRVEDLQVGDRIITRDNGLQEIRWIGQRDLTGQELIRSPHLKPVLIRAGSLGHGLPERDLLVSPQHRMLINSERAALYFEEREVLAAAKHLTGLTGVDTVETPAISYIHFMFDQHEVVLSNGSWTESFQPGEQVLDGMGDEQRDEIFDLFPELREKDGLEGYQAARRSLKKHETKLLVE is encoded by the coding sequence ATGCTTGATTGGTCACTGTTTGGGTCAACCGGGGTTGATATCACCTCCGGACAGACAGTCGACACCGGTGGGGTCGCCGTTACGGTGGATTTTCTGGCCCAGGACGAAGGTGCTGCCGCCCGCAATCTCGAATTCGACCAATATGTCGCTCCTGGTGAAAACTTCGATTCGACCGAAGGCCTCAAGCTGTTCGGTTCGGGTGGTGAAGGCGGGGTCGATGACACCTCGACCACGACCCTGACATTTGCCTCGACCGATGCCGCCTTTGGCGATGCGGTCGAAAACGTGTCCTTCCGCATCAATGACCTCGATCTGGGGCAGGGCGGTCTGGACTACACGGACATTGTAACGATCCGCGCATATGACGCGGAGGGCAATTTGGTCGACGTGACCCTGACCCCGGGCGGCGACATTCTGACCTCTGGCGACACCGCGACCGGTAATGATTCCGCTTCGACCTTTACCCCGCCGACCGACCCCGACACCTCGCTTCTGGTCGAGATCGCGGGTCCGGTGACCCGCATCGAGATCGATTATGACAATGGCGGCGTCGATCAACAGGCCGTTTGGGTGACCGATATCGAGTTTTCCACGACCGAGTTCAACGGCGGGCCGGACGGTTATGTCGACGGCAATGACGATCCCAACCTGATCGACGATATGTATGACGGCGATCCGAACGGGGATTTCGTCGACAACAACGATGCGCTTCTGCCCGGCGAAGTGGGCAATGACGATATCATCCGCGCCGGTGGCGGCGACGATACGGTCGAGGCCGGTGACGGCGATGACGAAGTGCTCGCAGGCGACGGCAATGACAGCGTCAATGGTGGCGTCGGTGACGACAACCTCATGGGCGAGATGGGCAATGACACCCTGATCGGTGGCGACGGCTCGGACTTCGTTGCGGGCGGTGACGGCAATGACCTGATCGACACCTCCAAAGATGGCACCACGCCGGTTCTGCCGGAAGAAGGCTTTGACGATCCGACCGGCGTGCCGGTGGACCCGCTGCCCGATGACGACCGCGACTATGTCGAAGCCGGCACTGGCGACGACACGATCACCACGGGCGACGACGCCGACACGATCTTTGCCGGCTTTGGCAATGACGTGATCGACGGCGGCATCGATGACGATGTCATCCGGGCCTCGGTTGGTGACGACAGCGTCATCGGTGGCGAAGGGGATGATGACATCCTCGGCGGGACCGGCGATGACACCATCATGGGTGACGGCGGCATCTATGGCGATGAACTGGCCAATGACGGCACCGATCCCGAGCCCACCAATAACGAAGACACCATCTCGGGCGGTTCGGGCAACGATGTGATCTATGGCCAGGATGACAATGACGTCCTGAACGGTGGCATCGGCGATGACACGATCGACGGCGGCGTGGATGACGACGACATCCGCGGCAATGACGGCAATGACGTCCTGATCGGTGGCGATGGCAACGACACGATCCGGGGCGGCAACGGGGATGACACCATCTCGGGCGGCGACGGCATCGACCTCCTGGAAGGCAGGGCGGACCGCGATGTGTTTGAGGATGTTGGCGCAGGCGACACCGTGGACGGTGGCACCGGTGGCGACGACTTCGATACGCTTGATCTGACTGGCCTCGGGTCGTTCGAGATTGTTGGCGAAACCGTCGACCCGGATGGCGACAGTACCTCGGGCACGGTCAACTTCCTGGATGCCGACGGCAATGTCACCGGCTCCCTGGTGTTCACCGAGATCGAGAATCTGATCCCTTGCTTCACGCCGGGCACCGTGATTGCCACGCCGCGCGGCGAGCGCCGGGTCGAAGACCTGCAGGTCGGCGACCGGATCATCACCCGCGACAACGGGCTGCAGGAAATCCGCTGGATCGGTCAGCGCGACCTGACCGGTCAGGAGCTGATCAGGTCTCCGCACCTCAAGCCGGTCCTGATCCGCGCCGGGAGCCTCGGGCACGGCCTGCCCGAGCGTGACCTGCTGGTCAGCCCGCAACACCGGATGCTGATCAATTCCGAACGTGCCGCGCTCTACTTTGAAGAGCGTGAGGTTCTGGCAGCGGCCAAGCATCTGACGGGCCTGACCGGTGTGGACACGGTCGAAACCCCGGCAATCAGTTATATCCACTTCATGTTCGATCAGCACGAGGTTGTTCTGTCGAACGGAAGCTGGACAGAAAGCTTCCAGCCCGGTGAGCAGGTGCTTGACGGGATGGGCGATGAGCAACGCGACGAGATCTTCGATTTGTTCCCGGAGCTGCGCGAGAAGGACGGGCTGGAAGGCTATCAGGCCGCCCGCCGCTCGCTCAAGAAGCACGAAACGAAACTTCTGGTCGAATAG
- a CDS encoding YqaA family protein has product MLRRLYDWTLRMADHPHALWVLAVVSFVESSVFPIPPDVLMIPMILARPSRAWLIALVALVSSVLGGLLGYAIGALAYEQLGQPILESLGKGDAMAEFSTRFNDFGFWAVLTAGITPFPYKVITIMSGWTGMPLFTFIATSILARGIRFFLVAGLLWKYGTPVRDFIEKRLGLVTIAFVVLLFGGFYLIKLL; this is encoded by the coding sequence ATGCTCAGACGCCTTTATGACTGGACCCTTCGCATGGCCGATCATCCCCACGCGCTCTGGGTTCTGGCGGTGGTGAGCTTTGTGGAAAGCTCGGTCTTTCCGATCCCGCCTGATGTGCTGATGATCCCGATGATCCTTGCGCGCCCGAGCCGGGCCTGGCTGATCGCGCTGGTGGCGCTGGTCTCTTCTGTGCTGGGGGGCCTGCTGGGCTATGCGATCGGGGCGCTGGCCTATGAGCAGCTTGGACAGCCCATCCTCGAAAGCCTTGGCAAGGGTGACGCGATGGCCGAGTTCAGCACCCGCTTCAACGATTTCGGCTTCTGGGCCGTGCTTACCGCCGGGATCACGCCCTTTCCTTACAAGGTCATCACCATCATGTCGGGCTGGACCGGCATGCCACTCTTTACCTTTATCGCCACGTCGATCCTGGCGCGCGGCATCCGGTTTTTCCTGGTGGCCGGGCTTCTCTGGAAATATGGCACGCCCGTGCGCGACTTCATCGAGAAACGGCTGGGGCTGGTCACAATCGCGTTTGTCGTCTTGCTCTTTGGCGGTTTCTATCTGATCAAACTCCTATGA
- a CDS encoding RNA polymerase sigma factor yields the protein MPQIHALPGDIAGLQPDLLRVARHLTGNADQAQDLTQDVLVKLWQKMSRGDPIDNLRAYAMTTLRNTFRQHLRNRLPGSELEENMLTAPPDAFACLALQEIAEAIGKLPADQARLIRLVAAGETSPAELARITGVPTGTVMSRLARARGQLRTEMGLSKTAPVAELI from the coding sequence ATGCCCCAAATCCACGCACTGCCCGGCGATATCGCCGGTTTGCAGCCCGACCTTCTGCGCGTGGCACGCCACCTGACCGGCAATGCCGATCAGGCGCAGGACCTGACCCAGGATGTGCTGGTGAAACTGTGGCAAAAGATGTCGCGCGGCGATCCCATCGACAATCTGCGTGCCTATGCCATGACCACGCTGCGCAATACCTTTCGCCAGCATCTGCGCAACCGCCTGCCCGGCAGTGAGCTGGAAGAGAACATGCTGACGGCCCCACCGGACGCCTTTGCCTGCCTGGCGCTGCAGGAGATTGCCGAGGCGATCGGCAAACTGCCCGCGGACCAGGCCCGCCTGATCCGGCTTGTAGCTGCGGGCGAAACCAGCCCGGCGGAGCTTGCAAGGATCACCGGCGTGCCCACCGGCACAGTGATGTCCAGGCTGGCGCGCGCTCGCGGGCAGCTGCGCACGGAAATGGGCCTGTCCAAAACCGCGCCGGTGGCCGAGTTGATTTGA
- a CDS encoding aromatic ring-hydroxylating oxygenase subunit alpha, translating to MRNLDPRHYTCPDIHAGDVQTIFARTWQLIGPASRLAERGDYIATEIAGQKVFVIHAKDGLRAFRNVCRHRGARLLPEGTGRCNTIRCPYHQWVWGEDGSLLNVPWWGDDPGFEMSEWALDTVAFEIWRGLLFVAIAPEQSLEAQLGATLAELQDEPIEQFQWVHEERLVFDANWKIYTDNFVEGYHIPGIHPAFHAAIEFEAFETVALDGLVRMSAPPKAGLFYRGKWLWMWPNWTLSLFSGGMNTSRINPIDHRRTELIYNFYFADPNDPSCDKTIADNLAVVREDFEICIETQKNYESGGYRPGPLSPRHEQGVAYFQDRLRKSCEFSGA from the coding sequence ATGCGCAATCTCGACCCCAGACACTATACCTGCCCCGATATTCACGCCGGTGATGTGCAGACCATTTTTGCCAGAACGTGGCAGTTGATTGGCCCGGCTTCCCGTTTGGCCGAGCGCGGCGACTACATCGCCACGGAAATCGCCGGGCAGAAGGTGTTTGTCATTCATGCGAAGGATGGACTGCGCGCGTTTCGCAATGTCTGTCGGCATCGCGGTGCGCGCCTGTTGCCCGAGGGCACCGGGCGCTGCAATACGATCCGCTGCCCCTATCACCAATGGGTCTGGGGCGAGGATGGGTCGCTTCTGAACGTGCCGTGGTGGGGGGATGATCCGGGGTTCGAGATGTCCGAATGGGCGCTTGATACCGTCGCCTTCGAGATCTGGCGTGGACTGCTTTTTGTCGCCATCGCCCCCGAGCAGAGCCTTGAGGCCCAGCTTGGCGCGACCCTGGCCGAATTGCAGGACGAGCCGATCGAACAATTCCAATGGGTCCATGAAGAGCGGCTTGTTTTCGATGCGAACTGGAAAATCTACACCGACAATTTCGTCGAAGGCTACCATATTCCGGGCATTCATCCGGCCTTTCATGCCGCCATCGAATTCGAAGCATTCGAGACCGTGGCCCTTGACGGGCTGGTGCGCATGTCGGCGCCACCCAAGGCGGGGCTGTTCTATCGCGGCAAATGGCTCTGGATGTGGCCGAACTGGACGCTGTCGCTGTTCTCGGGGGGCATGAACACCTCGCGGATCAATCCGATCGACCATCGGCGCACGGAACTGATTTACAATTTCTACTTCGCCGACCCGAACGATCCGTCATGCGACAAGACGATTGCAGACAATCTGGCGGTCGTCCGGGAAGATTTCGAGATTTGTATCGAGACGCAGAAAAACTATGAGAGCGGCGGCTACAGGCCCGGCCCCCTGTCGCCCCGGCATGAGCAAGGGGTGGCGTATTTTCAGGACCGGCTGAGAAAATCCTGCGAATTTTCTGGGGCCTGA
- a CDS encoding EF-hand domain-containing protein has protein sequence MTKFIASLLSLGFMATAAIAASEIDTNGDGMMTIDEVQAVFPDVSAEAFAEADTNDDGALDDAEMVAGQEQGLLPVAADG, from the coding sequence ATGACCAAATTCATCGCATCCCTTCTCAGCCTCGGCTTTATGGCCACCGCGGCCATCGCCGCCAGCGAGATCGACACCAATGGTGACGGGATGATGACCATCGACGAAGTGCAGGCCGTCTTCCCTGACGTGTCCGCCGAGGCCTTTGCCGAAGCCGACACCAATGATGACGGTGCGCTGGATGACGCCGAGATGGTGGCCGGGCAAGAACAGGGGCTGCTCCCGGTCGCGGCTGACGGCTGA
- the rocF gene encoding arginase produces MTNCILIGAPVDSGKARRGCLMGPDAYRVAGIADALVELGHGLSDMGNLSPAPAEAPASLPEHLVAPAETIGWTVTLADAAEAALANGGLPIFLGGDHSLSLGSVAGAARHAATQGRPQFVLWLDAHSDYHTPQTTASGNLHGTPLAYVAGEPGFDGFPEVSHPIPQEQICIIGLRSVDTPEREVMQASNIRYHDMREIDESGIARPLAAFLDTVKRANGFLHVSLDVDFLDPSFAPAVGTTVPGGASMREAHLVMEMISDSGLMTSLDLVELNPFLDERGRTAQVMVDLACSALGRRVFTRPTRAYS; encoded by the coding sequence ATGACAAACTGTATTCTGATTGGAGCGCCCGTGGATAGCGGCAAGGCGCGACGGGGCTGCCTGATGGGGCCCGATGCCTATCGCGTGGCCGGCATTGCCGACGCGCTGGTGGAGCTTGGGCACGGGCTCAGCGATATGGGGAACCTGTCCCCTGCTCCGGCCGAGGCCCCTGCAAGCCTGCCGGAACACCTCGTTGCCCCGGCCGAGACCATCGGCTGGACGGTCACCCTTGCCGATGCCGCCGAAGCGGCGCTGGCCAATGGCGGCTTGCCGATCTTTCTGGGCGGCGATCACAGCCTGTCGCTTGGATCAGTTGCCGGTGCGGCCCGCCACGCCGCAACACAAGGCCGCCCGCAATTCGTGCTCTGGCTCGATGCCCATAGCGATTATCACACGCCGCAGACCACGGCCTCGGGCAACCTGCATGGCACGCCTCTGGCCTATGTGGCGGGCGAGCCCGGCTTTGACGGCTTTCCCGAGGTCAGCCATCCGATCCCGCAAGAGCAGATTTGCATCATCGGGCTGCGTTCGGTCGACACGCCCGAACGCGAGGTGATGCAGGCCTCCAACATCCGCTACCACGACATGCGCGAGATCGACGAGAGCGGCATTGCCAGACCGCTGGCGGCCTTCCTCGACACGGTCAAGCGGGCCAACGGGTTTCTGCATGTCTCGCTCGACGTGGATTTCCTCGACCCGAGCTTTGCGCCTGCCGTGGGCACGACCGTGCCGGGCGGGGCCAGCATGCGCGAGGCGCATCTGGTGATGGAGATGATCAGCGATAGCGGGCTGATGACCTCGCTCGATCTGGTCGAACTGAACCCGTTTCTCGACGAGCGCGGGCGCACCGCGCAGGTGATGGTGGACCTTGCCTGTTCCGCCCTGGGCCGCCGGGTCTTTACCCGTCCCACGCGCGCCTATTCGTGA
- a CDS encoding disulfide bond formation protein B — translation MTLNRHLLIVLAAGGSAALLLGAFAFQHLGGMAPCKLCLWQRWPHAAAIVIGVLALAVPGRGLPLLGMLAALTTAGIGLYHTGVERGFWEGPSSCTSSAAGGMSAEDLFEQIMAAPLVRCDEVPWEMLGLSMASWNAVAALGFALLWAMAARARV, via the coding sequence ATGACCCTGAACCGGCACCTTCTGATCGTTCTGGCGGCGGGCGGATCGGCGGCGCTGCTGCTGGGCGCGTTTGCCTTTCAGCATCTCGGTGGCATGGCCCCTTGCAAGCTTTGCCTCTGGCAGCGCTGGCCGCATGCGGCGGCGATTGTCATCGGCGTGCTGGCGCTGGCGGTGCCCGGCCGGGGGCTGCCGCTCCTTGGCATGCTGGCCGCGCTGACCACCGCAGGGATCGGGCTCTATCACACCGGGGTGGAGCGCGGGTTCTGGGAAGGGCCGTCTTCGTGCACGTCCTCTGCTGCGGGCGGAATGAGCGCCGAAGACCTGTTTGAACAGATCATGGCCGCCCCCCTGGTGCGCTGCGACGAAGTCCCGTGGGAGATGCTGGGCCTCTCGATGGCCAGCTGGAACGCGGTCGCGGCGCTGGGATTTGCGCTGCTCTGGGCGATGGCGGCGCGGGCTCGGGTGTGA
- a CDS encoding M24 family metallopeptidase: protein MSLTLALPRSTYDQRAERLTSYLAEQQLDAALILGPEAQYWLCGYDTFLGAVLPQALIFATDGPEPVQMVWDADVALARQTSLIRDIRTYRFGVDTPASTFARVLKETASPLRRVGVDLSSHAVPYAFGSELVAQIDGVEIVDIAPELARMRSVKTPQELALMRVAGRYGDAGLRAATDRARPGMTEIELAADIEYAMRKAGSDYASIPTELASGTRSVLGHGTPTDRVLEAGDLVHVEIGGVARRYNCVAIQSFTVPGADPDPKAVELYGVARDCLGIGLAQLKPNVRACDVEAPALQRLRDAGLRDGFKMRFGYGVGIGYPPTWLEPLKITRTSDDLLVPGTTFVLHACLLDEAHQLGVLVGGTYAITNDGYEMLSGAGAMELTG from the coding sequence ATGAGCCTCACACTTGCTTTGCCCCGTTCAACCTATGACCAGCGCGCTGAGCGCCTCACCTCCTATCTGGCCGAGCAGCAGCTTGACGCCGCTCTCATTCTCGGACCGGAGGCACAATATTGGCTTTGCGGCTATGACACGTTTCTCGGCGCGGTTCTGCCGCAGGCTTTGATCTTCGCGACAGATGGGCCGGAGCCTGTTCAGATGGTTTGGGATGCGGATGTGGCCCTTGCCCGCCAGACGAGTCTGATCCGCGATATCCGGACCTACCGGTTTGGCGTCGATACACCGGCATCGACCTTCGCTCGTGTTCTCAAGGAGACCGCGAGCCCGTTACGACGGGTCGGTGTTGATCTCTCCAGCCATGCCGTGCCTTATGCCTTTGGGTCTGAGCTTGTGGCGCAGATCGATGGCGTTGAGATCGTTGACATTGCCCCTGAGCTTGCGCGCATGCGGAGCGTCAAGACACCTCAGGAACTCGCATTGATGCGCGTCGCGGGCCGCTACGGAGACGCAGGGCTTCGTGCGGCAACGGATCGTGCACGCCCCGGCATGACCGAAATCGAGCTGGCGGCAGATATCGAATATGCCATGCGTAAGGCGGGCAGTGATTATGCCTCCATCCCGACCGAGCTGGCCAGCGGCACCCGGTCGGTCTTGGGCCACGGTACACCAACGGACCGGGTACTGGAGGCAGGTGATCTCGTTCATGTTGAAATCGGAGGTGTCGCACGGCGCTACAATTGCGTGGCCATTCAGAGCTTTACCGTGCCGGGAGCTGATCCCGATCCAAAGGCGGTTGAGCTTTACGGCGTGGCGCGGGATTGTCTTGGCATTGGGCTTGCTCAGCTCAAGCCCAATGTCCGCGCCTGCGATGTTGAAGCTCCTGCACTGCAACGTCTGCGGGACGCGGGGCTGCGCGACGGCTTCAAGATGCGCTTCGGCTATGGCGTGGGTATTGGATACCCCCCGACTTGGCTGGAGCCCCTGAAGATCACTCGGACCTCTGACGATCTGCTTGTGCCCGGAACGACCTTTGTGCTGCATGCCTGTCTGCTGGATGAGGCGCATCAGCTTGGGGTGTTGGTGGGCGGCACCTATGCCATCACGAACGACGGCTACGAGATGTTGTCGGGCGCGGGGGCTATGGAGCTGACGGGCTAG
- a CDS encoding Lrp/AsnC family transcriptional regulator, which yields MDETDRRLISALRHDARASLSDLAQTLGVSRTTVRGRIERLRRSGEILGFSVVLKGDAARDPVRGLMMLGIEGRGTDRILRQLHGLSAVRAIHATNGRWDVIVELGTETLEELDAILSQIRRFDGVAQSETSLLLSTRKSAS from the coding sequence ATGGACGAAACCGACCGCCGCCTGATCTCTGCCCTGCGCCACGATGCGCGCGCCTCGCTGTCGGATCTTGCGCAAACCCTCGGGGTGTCGCGTACCACGGTCCGGGGCCGGATCGAGCGGTTGCGCCGCTCTGGTGAGATCCTGGGCTTTTCCGTGGTGCTCAAGGGCGATGCGGCCCGCGACCCGGTGCGTGGGTTGATGATGCTGGGGATCGAGGGGCGTGGCACAGACCGGATTCTGCGCCAGTTGCACGGCCTGTCGGCAGTGCGCGCGATTCACGCCACGAACGGCCGCTGGGATGTGATCGTGGAACTGGGCACCGAAACGCTGGAAGAACTTGATGCGATCCTGTCCCAGATCCGCCGCTTCGACGGTGTGGCCCAGTCCGAGACCAGCCTCTTGCTCAGCACCCGCAAATCCGCCTCCTGA